A genomic segment from uncultured Marinifilum sp. encodes:
- a CDS encoding transposase gives MISKDKDDKLIRIYFLVCEKFEELQFYCERFSNNSKPEFTDQEIMTIYLYCMHYEEHIKVKQIHRFASDWLRSWFPKLVGYKAFNNRLNKLSGAFARLVEILLSDYQPEDCCLDQSLLDSMPIITCSGKRSGKVATEITDKGFCSTKGIYYYGMKLHLLGFRRIGKLPHPEQILFTPASVNDVNVFKEAWSGIENRTFFGDKIYFINELNQNMLKHQNSQTLAPIKGVKGMPDVIKQRIKAADDLFSTAVSRIRQPVEAIFNWLIEKTDIQKASKVRSTKGLMIHTFGRLAAAFIALAL, from the coding sequence ATGATTTCCAAGGATAAAGACGACAAGTTAATAAGAATTTACTTTTTGGTTTGCGAAAAGTTTGAAGAACTTCAATTTTATTGTGAAAGATTCAGTAATAACAGTAAACCTGAATTTACCGATCAAGAAATTATGACCATTTATTTATACTGTATGCACTATGAAGAGCATATAAAAGTAAAACAAATTCACCGTTTTGCTTCTGACTGGTTGAGATCATGGTTTCCAAAGTTAGTAGGCTATAAAGCCTTTAATAACAGACTTAATAAACTAAGTGGAGCTTTTGCCCGGTTAGTTGAAATACTTTTGTCAGACTATCAGCCGGAAGATTGTTGTCTGGATCAAAGTTTATTGGACTCAATGCCAATTATTACCTGTTCAGGCAAACGTTCTGGAAAAGTTGCAACAGAAATAACAGATAAAGGATTCTGCTCGACAAAAGGTATTTATTATTATGGTATGAAACTGCATTTATTGGGTTTCAGACGTATTGGTAAATTGCCACATCCTGAGCAAATACTATTTACTCCTGCTTCTGTTAATGATGTTAATGTTTTTAAAGAAGCATGGTCAGGTATTGAGAACAGAACATTTTTTGGCGATAAAATATACTTTATTAATGAGCTTAACCAGAATATGTTGAAACATCAAAACTCTCAGACTCTTGCTCCAATCAAAGGGGTAAAAGGAATGCCAGATGTAATAAAACAGAGAATTAAAGCTGCCGATGATTTATTCTCAACGGCAGTATCTAGAATTAGGCAACCTGTTGAGGCAATATTCAATTGGTTAATTGAAAAAACAGATATTCAAAAAGCTAGTAAAGTCAGATCTACAAAAGGATTAATGATACATACTTTTGGCAGGTTAGCTGCTGCTTTCATTGCATTAGCACTTTAG
- a CDS encoding DUF4434 domain-containing protein, with translation MKISGSFLDEISHDIPSANWGREEWIKDFDAMKSVGIDTVILIRAGYKNKITFNSESLKKYIKPYPVYIDLVDLFLEQAERCGMDFYFGLYDSGKYWHMGDYKKELDINIDLAEEVVSKYGHRKAFKGWYASHELSVHDEVQLKLTSDLCLKLKQIKNLPVLMSPYVKGRMQFEDPITPEEHKQQWDRIFSELAGKVDCVAFQDGQVDFSELEEFSRINKKLADKYGIESWANIETFERGMPINFLPIDWRNLKMKMDVAQKVGVSKLITFEFSHFMSPNSIYPSAHNLFKRYKEEIL, from the coding sequence ATGAAGATTTCAGGTAGCTTTTTAGATGAAATTTCTCACGATATTCCTTCTGCGAATTGGGGTAGAGAAGAGTGGATTAAAGATTTTGACGCCATGAAATCGGTAGGAATCGATACTGTTATTTTGATTCGTGCCGGTTATAAAAATAAAATCACGTTTAATTCCGAAAGTCTTAAGAAATACATTAAACCTTATCCTGTTTATATCGATTTGGTAGACTTGTTTTTAGAGCAAGCAGAGCGTTGTGGAATGGATTTTTACTTTGGATTGTACGATTCAGGTAAGTACTGGCACATGGGAGATTATAAAAAGGAGTTGGATATTAATATTGATTTGGCTGAAGAAGTTGTATCGAAATATGGCCATAGAAAAGCTTTTAAAGGTTGGTATGCCAGCCACGAGTTAAGTGTGCATGATGAAGTTCAGTTAAAACTAACATCCGATTTGTGCCTTAAGTTAAAACAGATAAAAAACTTGCCTGTTTTAATGTCTCCTTATGTGAAAGGACGCATGCAGTTTGAAGATCCGATTACTCCAGAAGAGCACAAGCAGCAATGGGATAGGATATTTTCGGAGCTTGCAGGAAAGGTTGATTGTGTGGCTTTTCAGGATGGGCAGGTTGATTTTTCGGAGCTAGAAGAATTTTCTCGAATTAATAAAAAATTGGCCGATAAGTATGGAATAGAATCATGGGCAAATATCGAAACTTTTGAGAGAGGTATGCCCATTAATTTTTTGCCCATAGATTGGCGCAACTTGAAAATGAAAATGGATGTTGCCCAAAAAGTTGGTGTTAGCAAATTAATTACATTTGAATTTTCTCATTTTATGAGTCCAAACTCTATTTATCCTTCGGCACATAATCTATTTAAAAGATATAAGGAGGAAATTTTGTAG
- a CDS encoding phenylalanine--tRNA ligase beta subunit-related protein, which produces MIKIEIEDKLKSACPNLQLGFIQCEVNTHENCPELWQEIEKNILIKEKELNVEKIWAMPTIESSKKGYRSVGKDPSRYRLSAEALLRRVVKGKGLYKINNVVDLLNLVSIESGFSIGGYNADKIDGNINFGIGKADEDYYGIGRGKLNIEYLPVFRDSKGAFGSPTSDSMRTSINSECTNFLMLIISFQNDNDNKLSKAMHYAQKLLLQYANASNIETQIVQ; this is translated from the coding sequence ATGATAAAGATTGAAATTGAAGATAAATTAAAATCAGCCTGTCCTAACTTACAATTAGGCTTTATTCAATGTGAAGTAAATACCCACGAAAATTGCCCTGAATTATGGCAAGAAATTGAGAAAAACATTCTAATAAAAGAAAAAGAATTAAATGTCGAAAAAATATGGGCTATGCCTACAATCGAAAGTTCAAAAAAAGGCTATCGTTCGGTTGGTAAAGATCCTAGCAGGTATCGCTTATCGGCAGAAGCACTTTTGAGAAGAGTGGTTAAAGGTAAAGGCTTGTATAAAATTAACAATGTGGTTGATTTATTAAATTTAGTTTCCATAGAAAGTGGTTTTTCCATTGGAGGTTACAATGCCGATAAGATTGATGGAAACATAAACTTTGGAATTGGGAAAGCAGATGAAGATTATTATGGAATTGGACGAGGCAAATTAAATATCGAATATTTACCAGTATTCCGCGATTCCAAGGGGGCTTTTGGAAGTCCTACCAGCGATTCTATGCGCACATCAATAAATAGCGAATGCACAAATTTCCTGATGCTTATTATTAGTTTTCAGAACGATAACGACAATAAACTTAGCAAAGCCATGCATTATGCACAAAAATTATTACTGCAGTATGCAAATGCCTCAAATATTGAAACTCAAATTGTACAATAA
- the folK gene encoding 2-amino-4-hydroxy-6-hydroxymethyldihydropteridine diphosphokinase, with the protein MNECILGIGSNINPEENIRKMLCLLNKDHWVGRHSSWLKTAPIGIKDQDDFINGAVHVKTHHGIEEFTRYLKLLEDKMGRDRSLPKFGPRVIDLDIVVWNGEIKDDDYYTRDFIRESVDQLL; encoded by the coding sequence ATGAATGAATGTATTCTAGGCATAGGTTCTAATATTAATCCGGAAGAGAATATCCGTAAAATGTTATGCTTGCTAAATAAAGACCATTGGGTCGGGCGACATTCATCCTGGCTTAAAACAGCTCCCATTGGTATAAAAGATCAGGATGATTTTATTAATGGAGCCGTTCATGTAAAAACACATCATGGGATTGAGGAGTTTACCAGGTATCTAAAACTATTAGAGGATAAAATGGGTAGAGACAGAAGTTTACCAAAATTTGGTCCGCGGGTTATCGATTTAGATATTGTGGTGTGGAATGGCGAAATAAAAGATGATGATTATTACACGAGAGATTTTATTCGCGAATCGGTAGATCAGTTATTATAA
- the folX gene encoding dihydroneopterin triphosphate 2'-epimerase, which translates to MAIIRVKNLLIRTYIGFNPDEIRNKQDVIINMTIKANVDEAIRNDDVNNSYNYKTITKKVITLVQEGKFKMLENLTQQILNLILLNPQVEWARVEVDKPHALRFAESVSVELEANRN; encoded by the coding sequence ATGGCGATTATTCGTGTAAAAAATCTTTTAATAAGAACTTATATTGGGTTTAATCCCGATGAGATACGTAACAAACAAGATGTTATTATCAACATGACAATTAAAGCGAATGTTGATGAAGCAATTAGAAACGATGATGTTAATAATTCGTATAATTATAAAACGATAACCAAAAAAGTGATAACACTTGTTCAGGAAGGAAAGTTTAAAATGTTGGAAAATTTAACCCAGCAAATTTTAAATTTGATTCTTTTAAACCCTCAGGTTGAGTGGGCTAGAGTAGAGGTTGATAAGCCCCATGCATTGCGCTTTGCAGAGTCGGTTTCTGTTGAATTGGAAGCAAATAGAAATTAA
- a CDS encoding ATP-dependent helicase: MSFKNLHRKFKNTEFTDKEFDPISAFENDAIIENSHLIPEERFSEPAADYSELLLEVNSVNSALAKAIKNLNLYQQQAVFSKDKKLLLSAMVGSGKTTVLTYKILYLHFVKNIALSDMAVLTFTNKAAREIKERILSFYTDNTIPSSNELRYFGTFHSIARQLIKEHPDLEKLGFTNSFSIMDQEAKNEFLQRLILSNELDIKYRNKLDKRLKLYKNEKQILYGNMKTEDDLPELLKLSQKEKQANNLMDFDDLISVANWLLKKQQLFLPNWIIIDEFQDCNTNQLKLINYLSSKNTHFFAVGDPNQSIYAWRGSNNKIFQQFVEDSSCKIMRLPLNYRTSGKLLEAAASLLQEEGSNLHATRAEGKKLIIRNHFDDNQEAYYYVQKFKELHKQGVPFEEIAVLFRTRQQIAIFESIFEMEHIPYQIVRKISLREQTALFWLQKLLLAALHPNDIDSIFQVFTSTDFGCLKSGKRLLTNFNKFSEKEEFKTKLEVFANFLKTKYPKHKSHIKLSNALVQVPNYLSDKKDKHDLYKFLLLDLFLKPTSVHYKEYSSEIKNALDELYQYTKKNYFGNWLDIYRAAMSQVNLEGHFQINKGQNKITKGVHLLSIHTAKGLEFDYVFLSGANTGIIPLERKKAAYDHLKEEKRLLFVALTRARNHIEISWHTKSNAWNAQEGPSYFLNSIPSSLVERIDNKIENEEANIIEEETQNNSEGKWPKGIEVKHPKYGKGIIVSCNNQDVVCDFGKFGEKSFASAWAPLVKI; the protein is encoded by the coding sequence TTGAGTTTTAAAAATCTACATAGAAAATTTAAAAATACAGAATTCACAGATAAGGAATTCGATCCTATAAGTGCTTTCGAAAACGATGCGATAATTGAAAATTCTCATCTAATTCCTGAAGAACGCTTTAGCGAACCTGCTGCTGATTATTCTGAACTTTTGTTAGAGGTAAACTCTGTAAATTCTGCACTTGCAAAAGCCATAAAAAATTTAAATCTATATCAGCAACAAGCCGTATTTTCGAAAGATAAAAAACTGCTTTTAAGCGCTATGGTAGGAAGTGGCAAAACCACTGTATTAACTTACAAAATACTATATCTACATTTTGTAAAAAACATTGCTTTATCGGATATGGCTGTGCTTACATTTACCAATAAAGCTGCCCGTGAAATAAAAGAAAGAATTCTGTCTTTTTATACTGATAATACTATTCCAAGTAGTAATGAATTAAGATATTTTGGGACTTTTCATTCCATAGCACGTCAATTAATAAAAGAGCATCCTGATTTAGAAAAACTTGGTTTTACCAATTCGTTTTCCATTATGGATCAGGAAGCAAAAAATGAGTTTTTACAAAGACTAATTCTTAGCAACGAATTAGACATAAAATATCGAAACAAACTTGATAAAAGGCTCAAACTATACAAAAACGAGAAACAGATTTTATATGGAAATATGAAAACTGAAGATGACTTGCCTGAACTTTTAAAACTATCGCAAAAAGAAAAGCAAGCCAATAATTTAATGGATTTTGATGATTTAATATCCGTAGCCAATTGGTTATTAAAAAAACAACAACTTTTTTTACCAAATTGGATTATTATTGATGAGTTTCAAGATTGTAATACAAATCAGCTAAAGCTTATTAATTATTTAAGCAGTAAGAATACTCATTTCTTTGCCGTTGGAGATCCTAATCAGAGTATTTATGCATGGAGAGGAAGTAACAATAAAATTTTTCAGCAATTTGTAGAAGACTCCTCCTGCAAAATTATGCGTTTGCCACTTAATTACAGAACTTCGGGCAAGTTACTCGAAGCTGCAGCAAGTTTATTACAGGAAGAAGGAAGTAACTTGCATGCGACCCGCGCAGAAGGAAAAAAGCTAATTATTCGAAATCATTTCGACGACAATCAGGAGGCCTACTATTACGTTCAAAAATTTAAGGAATTACACAAACAGGGAGTTCCCTTCGAGGAGATTGCTGTACTTTTTCGCACACGACAGCAAATTGCAATTTTCGAATCTATTTTCGAAATGGAACACATTCCTTATCAAATAGTTCGTAAAATTTCGTTACGAGAGCAAACAGCTTTATTTTGGTTACAAAAATTATTATTAGCGGCACTCCATCCTAACGATATTGATAGTATTTTTCAGGTTTTTACATCAACAGATTTTGGATGCCTAAAATCAGGAAAAAGATTACTAACTAATTTTAATAAATTTAGTGAAAAAGAAGAATTTAAAACAAAATTAGAAGTATTTGCCAATTTTCTTAAAACAAAATACCCTAAACATAAGTCACACATTAAGCTATCAAATGCATTAGTTCAAGTTCCAAACTACTTGTCAGATAAAAAGGACAAGCACGATCTGTACAAATTTCTATTGCTTGATCTGTTTTTAAAACCTACCTCGGTTCACTATAAAGAATACAGTTCTGAAATTAAAAATGCTTTAGATGAACTTTACCAGTACACAAAAAAAAATTATTTTGGGAATTGGCTTGATATTTATAGAGCTGCCATGAGTCAGGTTAATTTGGAAGGACATTTTCAGATTAACAAGGGCCAAAATAAAATAACAAAAGGAGTTCATTTACTAAGCATACACACTGCAAAAGGGCTCGAATTTGATTATGTATTTTTAAGTGGTGCAAACACAGGCATTATTCCTTTGGAACGCAAAAAGGCAGCTTACGATCATTTAAAAGAGGAAAAACGATTGCTTTTTGTTGCTTTAACCCGTGCACGAAACCATATTGAAATTTCGTGGCATACAAAAAGTAATGCTTGGAATGCGCAGGAAGGTCCATCATATTTTCTTAATTCGATACCAAGCTCTTTAGTTGAACGAATTGACAATAAAATTGAAAATGAGGAAGCAAACATTATCGAAGAAGAAACACAAAATAATTCAGAAGGGAAATGGCCTAAAGGAATTGAGGTTAAACATCCAAAATATGGTAAAGGAATAATTGTTTCATGTAATAATCAGGATGTAGTTTGCGATTTTGGAAAGTTTGGCGAAAAAAGCTTTGCCTCGGCCTGGGCTCCATTAGTTAAAATATAA
- a CDS encoding SDR family oxidoreductase, whose amino-acid sequence MQNKTALITGAAKRIGKHVANHLAAKGFNIAIHYNISKIPALTLQSELQEKYPERKFKIFRCDLNDELQLENLMDKVMLHFDKIDVLVNNASVFDRGIIRETNIELYNKQLDINLKAPFVLSRDFVLNNNKGNIINFLDTRISGNGNSHAAYNLSKVALAHLTKMAAIEFGPDIRVNGIAPGATLSPEGKGNEYLNKIAQNTPMKVPGGIVPILQSVDYILNNKNLTGQILYCDGGEQLL is encoded by the coding sequence ATGCAAAACAAAACAGCTTTAATAACTGGTGCTGCAAAAAGGATTGGTAAGCATGTAGCTAATCATTTGGCTGCAAAGGGATTTAATATTGCAATTCATTATAATATTTCAAAAATACCAGCCTTAACATTACAATCAGAGCTTCAGGAAAAATATCCGGAAAGAAAATTTAAAATATTTAGATGTGATTTAAATGATGAACTGCAGCTTGAAAATTTAATGGATAAGGTAATGTTGCATTTCGATAAAATTGATGTTTTAGTTAATAATGCTTCGGTTTTTGATAGAGGAATAATTAGAGAAACTAATATTGAACTATATAATAAACAGCTTGATATAAACTTAAAAGCTCCTTTTGTTTTAAGTAGAGATTTTGTGTTGAATAATAACAAAGGAAATATTATTAATTTTTTGGATACTCGAATTTCGGGAAATGGAAACTCTCATGCTGCTTACAATTTATCGAAAGTTGCTTTGGCTCATTTAACAAAAATGGCTGCCATAGAATTTGGCCCGGATATTCGTGTAAATGGAATTGCACCTGGAGCAACATTATCGCCCGAGGGTAAAGGAAATGAGTATTTAAATAAAATTGCCCAAAATACTCCAATGAAAGTACCTGGTGGAATAGTACCTATTTTGCAGTCAGTAGATTATATTTTGAACAATAAGAATCTTACCGGTCAAATTTTATATTGCGACGGGGGAGAACAGCTTTTATAA
- a CDS encoding DEAD/DEAH box helicase, whose amino-acid sequence MQTISEILANYNGQILSTKKLPARKASYAPIPEEMNSELKECIQKMGYMNLYSHQAEMYKRAIQGKSVVITTGTASGKSLSFYLPVIQRILENPSRRALFIYPTKALTKDQLRNIIDFVEYFGKHRIQAGIYDGDTPASERSRIREEANIILTNPDMINATFLPNHNRYGFPHLFANLDFLVIDELHAYRGAFGSHVSNVMRRLLRICNYHGNKPRFLCSSATIANPAELAENICHQTFELITEDGSPAPEKEIHFWQPEYIKEAQRKRSVSEELKGLLPDLIENCTRVITFCMSRRETEVVTKECRDILAQDPLKLGPDFSDKISAYRGGYTPLERAKIEKDLVDGNIYGVVSTSALELGIDIGALDMVVMGGFPGTRASFWQQLGRAGRNGNKAHAVLMLKEKPMDQYVGMNPNWLLQSESENAVIDKNNLYIQLAHIRAASAELPLSIDDIASFPDLGEIIPLLQKEGEISEHNAQYQWSGQVSPAHEISLRNITSDTIKVVEREKEQTITTVDLVQAKKEFYPGAIYLHDSVQYKSIDLDLEAKTAWVKEVDSNYYTEPHKPGTIDILMEHEQNEKHRIYSCFGDVRVSVLVSGYKMVQFNSHQNLGYEGLNQILQTQMETEACWIQIPDNVVRVFVATGKAPSLEAQKPMGEDKSIPRFDYTEGLVHCLKAAASMRVMATHSDLGGDVFGFAHPKSHQHKHAVILFDEYPGGLGFSEKAFEFIDEIIQNAGKLVKNCACKNGCPACVGDHRINKHLILWALRSFYKEMELPKNIHIDGLEKFQKNDKLKLEWNQIKDNWQKILDRFDKENLFGARFLKQSTSLELKSSKLILYYSDSSLKLAQKNDVIEGLKSELAKVIELPDHFELLLRPDNGESNLKNQLKLQRMMNNGKGYLNN is encoded by the coding sequence ATGCAAACAATATCAGAAATATTAGCGAACTATAACGGACAAATATTGTCCACTAAAAAATTACCTGCACGAAAAGCTTCTTATGCACCTATTCCGGAAGAAATGAATTCCGAATTGAAAGAATGCATTCAAAAAATGGGTTACATGAATTTGTACTCACACCAAGCTGAAATGTACAAACGAGCCATACAGGGTAAATCGGTTGTTATCACAACAGGAACAGCAAGTGGAAAATCACTCTCCTTTTATCTGCCGGTTATCCAGCGTATTCTTGAAAACCCGAGCAGAAGAGCACTTTTCATTTATCCAACCAAAGCACTAACCAAAGATCAGCTTCGTAATATTATTGATTTTGTAGAATACTTTGGCAAACATCGTATACAAGCAGGTATTTACGATGGAGATACACCAGCATCGGAAAGATCCAGAATTCGTGAGGAGGCCAACATTATCCTTACAAATCCTGATATGATTAATGCCACCTTTCTGCCTAATCACAACCGATATGGCTTTCCACATTTGTTTGCAAATCTTGATTTTCTGGTTATTGATGAATTACATGCCTATCGTGGTGCTTTTGGCTCACATGTATCTAATGTAATGCGAAGACTTTTAAGAATTTGCAATTATCATGGTAACAAACCTCGTTTTTTATGCAGCTCGGCTACCATCGCCAATCCTGCCGAATTAGCAGAAAATATTTGCCATCAAACATTTGAACTAATTACAGAAGATGGTTCACCTGCTCCCGAAAAGGAGATCCATTTCTGGCAACCCGAATACATAAAGGAGGCTCAGAGAAAAAGATCGGTAAGCGAAGAACTAAAAGGCCTTCTTCCCGACTTAATTGAAAATTGCACCCGAGTTATTACTTTTTGCATGTCACGACGCGAAACTGAAGTAGTAACCAAAGAGTGCAGAGATATTCTGGCTCAGGATCCTTTAAAATTAGGACCCGATTTCTCGGATAAAATATCGGCTTACCGAGGTGGATATACACCCTTGGAGAGAGCAAAAATTGAAAAAGACCTTGTTGACGGCAACATATATGGGGTTGTTTCAACCTCGGCACTGGAATTAGGTATTGATATTGGAGCTTTAGATATGGTTGTAATGGGCGGATTTCCTGGAACTCGCGCCAGTTTTTGGCAACAACTGGGTCGTGCAGGTAGAAATGGTAATAAAGCTCACGCAGTATTAATGCTAAAAGAGAAGCCTATGGATCAGTATGTAGGTATGAATCCAAATTGGCTGTTACAATCGGAGTCGGAAAATGCGGTTATTGATAAAAACAACCTATACATACAACTGGCACACATAAGAGCAGCTTCGGCCGAACTACCTCTAAGTATTGATGATATTGCTAGCTTTCCAGATTTGGGCGAAATAATTCCGCTTCTGCAAAAAGAAGGTGAAATAAGCGAACACAACGCCCAATACCAATGGAGTGGACAAGTATCGCCTGCTCATGAAATCAGCTTAAGAAACATAACCAGCGATACCATTAAAGTTGTAGAACGGGAAAAAGAACAAACCATTACTACAGTAGATTTGGTTCAAGCGAAAAAGGAATTTTATCCAGGAGCCATTTATCTGCACGACAGTGTACAATATAAAAGTATAGATCTCGATTTAGAAGCAAAAACTGCCTGGGTAAAAGAAGTAGATTCCAACTATTACACGGAACCTCACAAACCAGGCACCATAGATATTCTAATGGAACACGAACAAAACGAGAAACATCGTATTTATTCATGCTTTGGCGATGTTAGAGTTAGCGTATTGGTTTCGGGATACAAAATGGTTCAGTTTAACAGTCATCAGAATTTAGGTTACGAAGGTTTAAACCAAATTTTACAAACCCAAATGGAAACAGAAGCCTGCTGGATTCAAATTCCGGATAATGTGGTTCGTGTGTTTGTAGCTACTGGCAAAGCACCAAGTCTGGAAGCTCAAAAACCTATGGGAGAAGACAAAAGCATTCCTCGTTTCGATTACACAGAAGGCTTGGTACATTGCTTAAAAGCAGCAGCCTCAATGCGCGTAATGGCTACTCATTCCGATTTAGGAGGAGATGTATTTGGCTTTGCACATCCGAAATCGCATCAGCACAAACATGCGGTTATTTTGTTCGATGAATATCCTGGAGGATTGGGCTTCTCGGAAAAAGCATTCGAATTTATCGATGAAATTATTCAAAATGCAGGTAAGCTGGTTAAAAATTGTGCCTGCAAAAACGGATGTCCTGCCTGCGTTGGCGACCATCGAATTAACAAACATCTTATATTATGGGCCCTTCGCTCCTTCTACAAGGAAATGGAATTACCTAAAAATATCCACATCGATGGCTTAGAAAAATTTCAAAAAAACGATAAGTTAAAATTAGAATGGAATCAAATTAAAGACAATTGGCAAAAAATATTAGACAGATTTGATAAGGAAAACTTATTTGGTGCCAGATTTCTAAAACAAAGCACTTCTCTTGAGCTTAAATCCTCAAAATTAATACTTTACTATTCCGACAGCAGTTTAAAGCTGGCACAAAAAAACGATGTAATTGAAGGATTAAAATCGGAACTAGCTAAAGTTATTGAGCTTCCAGATCATTTTGAACTTTTGCTACGCCCCGATAATGGCGAATCTAATCTGAAAAATCAATTGAAATTACAAAGAATGATGAATAATGGGAAAGGATACCTAAATAATTAG
- a CDS encoding C-GCAxxG-C-C family protein, which produces MSFFNKKSKADKALKYFRQAPAYHNCAQTIYKIFQDEYGITNDQISELSKHGNGKAPDGLCGAYFAGLELLKNNPELREEFSKRFKERSQYLTCFDIRLNYSMSCKNLVFLTANLLEELTNEQKKKNE; this is translated from the coding sequence ATGAGTTTTTTCAATAAAAAATCCAAAGCCGATAAAGCCTTAAAATATTTTCGTCAAGCTCCTGCTTACCACAACTGTGCACAAACTATTTACAAAATTTTTCAGGATGAATATGGAATTACCAACGATCAAATTTCTGAACTTTCGAAACATGGAAATGGAAAAGCTCCCGATGGTTTATGCGGTGCCTATTTTGCTGGCTTGGAATTACTAAAAAATAATCCTGAACTAAGAGAAGAATTTAGTAAACGCTTTAAGGAAAGATCTCAATACTTAACCTGTTTCGATATTCGTTTAAATTATAGCATGTCGTGTAAAAATCTGGTATTTTTAACTGCCAATTTATTGGAAGAGCTTACAAATGAGCAGAAGAAAAAAAATGAATAA
- a CDS encoding AGE family epimerase/isomerase, whose protein sequence is MVAKSTIDFSLLKTELENELFNSVIPFWEKYSVDKKYGGYFNCIDKDGGIYDTNKYMWLHGRQVWMFSKLYNTVNPQKSWLDIAKYGLDFMEKNAITENGRVYFSLNQEGDPVYLQRKIFTECFYAMALAEYAYAVNSKEKLEQAKEVFQFVWHLSKNSELVGGPSFKGEANFQILAVPMIMLNLIEEVYREDYNLVQDKIDFCISKIKMHLIDQKVYENVLIDGSIHDSFNGRLLNPGHAIEAGWFLKHWARKLDNKNLSNLASNIIRWSLNLGWDKEHGGIYYFLDSKGYSPTQLEWDRKLWWPHCEALYACLLNYTETKTHEDLALFKMVKDYTFSHFPDEQNGEWFGYLDREGRVSQRFKGGPYKGCFHVPRALYLCVQLLNKIDNK, encoded by the coding sequence ATGGTTGCAAAAAGCACGATTGACTTTAGTTTATTAAAAACAGAATTAGAAAACGAACTATTTAATTCTGTTATTCCATTTTGGGAAAAATACTCTGTGGATAAGAAATATGGAGGTTATTTTAATTGCATTGATAAGGATGGTGGTATATATGATACCAATAAGTACATGTGGTTGCACGGCAGACAGGTATGGATGTTTTCTAAATTGTATAATACTGTTAATCCCCAAAAGTCTTGGTTAGATATTGCCAAATATGGTTTGGATTTTATGGAGAAGAATGCCATAACTGAAAATGGACGGGTGTATTTCTCTTTAAATCAGGAAGGAGATCCTGTTTATTTACAGCGAAAAATTTTCACAGAATGTTTTTATGCTATGGCTCTTGCCGAGTATGCGTATGCGGTAAATTCTAAAGAAAAATTGGAACAAGCCAAAGAGGTATTTCAATTTGTATGGCATTTATCCAAAAATTCTGAACTTGTGGGCGGACCTTCTTTCAAAGGAGAAGCAAATTTTCAAATTCTTGCAGTTCCCATGATCATGTTAAATTTAATTGAAGAAGTTTATCGTGAGGATTACAATTTGGTGCAGGATAAAATTGATTTTTGTATTTCTAAAATAAAAATGCACCTTATTGATCAAAAGGTTTATGAAAATGTGTTAATTGATGGAAGTATACACGATTCTTTTAACGGACGATTATTAAACCCGGGACATGCGATTGAAGCTGGATGGTTTTTAAAGCATTGGGCTAGGAAGTTAGATAATAAAAACTTAAGTAATTTGGCTTCGAATATTATTCGCTGGTCCTTAAATTTAGGTTGGGATAAAGAGCATGGAGGAATTTATTATTTTCTCGATTCAAAGGGGTATTCTCCAACTCAATTAGAATGGGATAGAAAACTGTGGTGGCCACACTGTGAAGCTTTGTATGCATGCTTGTTAAACTATACAGAAACAAAAACTCATGAGGATTTAGCTTTATTTAAAATGGTAAAAGACTATACTTTTTCTCATTTTCCCGATGAACAGAATGGAGAATGGTTTGGCTATTTAGATCGGGAGGGAAGAGTCTCGCAGCGTTTTAAAGGAGGCCCTTACAAAGGCTGTTTTCATGTGCCAAGAGCCTTATATTTGTGTGTGCAACTACTAAATAAAATTGACAATAAATAG